The DNA sequence tgcggtgcagttgttgactagcttggtagctgctcaggctcagaggcagaataccggtgctgctaataaatcggttagtgcgagagttcgtgattttattaatctagaccctccagtgtttaccggatcagaccccaaggaggacccgcaaacatttattgatcaggttcattgtacattgcgggttatgcatgctagtgatacggaggcagtagagttggcttcttatcggttatgggatttagcgattttatggtatgatagttgggagagatctaggggtccgaacgctcctccagccgtgtggaaggaattttctgaggcctttcttcgtcactacttgccagctgagatacgacgagctagagctgataagttcttaaACCTTCgatagggtaatatgagtgtacgagagtatagtatacagtttgattctttagaaAGGTATACTCCctatatggtggccgagatgagtgatagggtgcacctattcgtgaacgggttgggaccacatctgataaatgagtgcacaacaacCTCCtcggtagagggcatggatatttcccgtattcaggcttatgcccagacccttcaggatcataagttatatgctaagctctctaaatgtgaattcttgctgaactcagtagcattccttgcccatgtgatatctgatgagggtattagtgtcgacactcagaagatcaatgcagtaaagaattggccgagacctacaacaccgtcagaagtccgcagcttcctggggctagcaggatattataggcggtttgtagaagggttttcctctatatcaacaccattgactaagttaacacagaaaactaccaagttccagtggtctgatgcttgtgaacatagttttcaggagctaaagaatcgattgacatccgcgccagtgctcactctcccagaaggaacagaaggttatgtggtatattgtgatgcctcaggtataggtttggggtgcatATTGATgaaacgtgggaaggtgattgcttatgcatcaagacaattaaagaagcatgaaaagaattacccgactcatgatttggaattggctgcagtaatatatgctttgaagatatggcgacactacttatacgatgtccatgttgacatctacacagatcacaagagtttacaatacatcttcaagcagaaggagttgaatttgaggcagcgtaggtggcttgaattactgaaagactatgacgtcgagatattgtaccatcctggtaaagccaatgttgtggcagacgctctcagccgtaagtcaatgggaagcttaatacatattgaggcaggtagacaagggttgaccaaagagcttcaccagctggccaatatgagaatcagattgttggactctgatgacggaggtgttactgtacagaatacagcagaatcatctttggtagccgaggtaaaagcacggcaatatgaagatcctaccttagtaagattgagagagggaattcagcagtgtaagattatagctttcaagatcggaggagatgggacactgagataccagggccgattatgtgtgcctagtgtggcagggttgcgagagaagattatgattgagattcatcagtcttgatattctatccatcccggctcgacaaagatgtatcatgacgttaaggagtagtatttgtgggataacatgaaggagtctattgcagaatttgtagctcagtctcctaattgtcaacaagtaaagatcgagcatcagaaacccagtggattgattcagaatatagagattctgacctggaaatgggaggtgattaatatggacttcattattggattacctcgctcttatcataagtttgactccatctgggtgatagttcatcgacttacaaaatttgcccattttctgccagttaagacaacttacacggctgaagattatgcgaagttgtatatcaagtaGATTGTTAggtttcatggtgtgccggtatctattatatcagaccgatgagctcaatttacggctaacttttggaggtcttttcagaagggtttaggcacacaagtaaatctcagcactgcattccatctgCAGACTGACgatcaggctgaacgtaccatgcagacgcttgaagatatgctatgAGCATATGTTTTAAATTTCAaagggaattgggatgaccatctggcacttatagaattcgcctacaataatagctaccattccagtattaaaatggccccgtatgaggcactgtacgtgaggagatgtagatcactagttggatggttcgaagtcggtgagacagaattatatgggcaagatttgattcaccaagccattgagaaggtaaaagtgatacaagagcgactgaggacggcacaaagcaggcaaaagtcttattccgatgtccgacgtcgtgatctggaatttgaggttggtgattgggttttcctgaagatctcgccgatgaagggtgttatgcgttttgggaagaagggtaagttgagtccgcggtatattaggccgtacaaaattcttcgacgaattggacaggttgcttatgagttagaattgccatccgaattggaatttgtacacccagtattccatgtatctatgttgaggaaatgtattggagacccttctcgggtcatccctatcaaagatgtacaagttacagaggatctatcatatgatgaagtgccagtgactatattagatcgacaagtctacaagctgagaataaaggatgtagcttccgtcaaagtattatggaggaacaagaatatagaagaaatgacatgggaagcagaagaggagatgaagtctaaatacccttacctattccagagtgaagataacgaggatgccgggggaaagaaggatgcattataaggtggaacggctctatgaggtaagcaatagcttgggaatactttttttttaatacaaaatggtgatatgcagataatgtacatatccataatgctttgtatagtcttgtaaggccataggttgggtttaactgcttgcaagtttggctagtgtccattttataggggaagctAAGCTGGAAATTTCCGTCgaaatccacgatgagttagacacctcataaacccttacattcaaGGACGAaggttcctaagggggagagggtgttacaacccaaattcgcgtaccttagatcacgccgtaagttagtcgacgtaaatcaaagaagagattatctttgagatgataagaagttaatcctattggtcttaaacgatacaagggtgtataagagtggttaacaagtattagaagttaaacgaatcaaggatgttgtaacccgtattttcgggtaatactagaggtgattaattatcCCAAGAGGTCatattttaatgtatttgaatcatataatatccgtatcataagtcttgaagtcaagcgagttatgaaacaaagtcgataaaagttgtcgcaacttacgtttataattttacttaaactttaggtcaaattttACTATATATTTATccaaatatacttggaattatggggtgatctacctatcaaatcgaagatctatgagtctagtttccaacgcattaaaccgtttgtcgatatgatctcggaatagagagatattcacgttgtcgtgagagtgcgccaagcagctctctatggggcccacataggcggtttaagacatatggatatatatataagatacctcaaccccgttttaagtcattatttttcattatattcagaccttagaaccctaaaaacactctctcaagattctctcatgatccaagaccaaaacaaagggcaaacaacacaaatcaagtgtcgggaatcccgtggcgctagtaagtttcttgttcttcttgttgttgctgatttttgtgttgttccagcccgtgtgggaggttgttttaagtgttttatgttctgtaaatactccttcaagtttttaatatcaaccttaggtgatttcaagtcttctaaagtaattctagtgccgaaaaacccgaattgattgctagtttcgcttccttgttcttgtggcagaattggagagatatttcgtggaaaattaaggtcaaattggagtttttatttctgtttaaaggtaaggaacctcttactctatatatatatatttaatattatccaagttgcggctaaatcgttgaagctagaacttgtgaaatatatatcgaaaggcttggtagtaatgttgttggttggtggactgttttgggaggctcaatatgattattaattatattgtttgggctgtttggtgattgtattgacttgtgtgaagtcatataaataggggaggtgctgtccgtttcatcgtaaaataggttgcggttgatacataatagttacgacgcttaaacaataatgatagtgtcatttctcttattgtagactaaggagttgtgacatttgcatagcttgaggttgggcagtatatacaaggtatttgaggctatccccttcattcttttgcatgactccgattgtacataatgtaatgaacgagctcccaaagatactctactcttagaagctagcagtacttacattgctgcccttcttatgaaacgattgatattgatgttacttctcttattcttatattatcaatgttgttggtagttcctaattcttataagattcttgatgaagagttaatcctaataacgtgtacgaaggataccgaccttacgtcactctgaaagggtcaaaatgtgattccaatgagtccagcatgcatcatttatatgtatctattttactctaccgagccgtgctatagttggccgggtacggcacctcttgtgcaaccactgatcagttgggttttaccgagctccacgtggtcgggtacgattctaccgagccctatgatagccgggtacgttttaccgagcctattacggccgggtacgatatgatgttggtgatgcccacaaaggcgtatattttaaaagtttatgtatatatatgtatgtatcatgtgtttcatgtcagtagccctcagaggtacacagatgtcacaggttgtatattctctatccctatttacattactgttcttacttatgctttcctgccttacatactcagtactttattcgtactgatgtcccttttattgtggacactgcatgtcgtgctgcaggtcctgatagatgggtagacgcagctcccccaccacagtaggctgtccagttcagcagttattggcgagatcccttctccggacttgccgtggtcttggtatgcatttttgttatagacattatgggtatgtcggagccctgttctggcaatgttgtagaactaatgttcctttagaggctcatagacaggtgtcgactcatggtagctcgtaccttatatatagtttcttgacagtcttgtcgtcccatattatgtatgttcatgacattatctttcattgttggatgttcatgatccatgtctaccatttatattgatcttgtcggcccttaaagataataaggaaggttagataaaatgtacgttggtgctcggcaagtatggcccgggtgctagtcatgaccctccagttgggtcgtgacatttctcCTCTTCCGGGACACATCTCCATATCATACCATCATTGAAAATCTTGAAGATAtagggctcgtcccaataataatccaagctgtcccgtttgagtttcttcctttggttagaagagagGTCACTCAAGACAATGctggtcacaagaaagttagccacatcggcgaactaaggcataccattcaaagatacggagaggagttgttcatccgaAAATGAATCATTAATTTCGAGGCCATCGTGGGGCCTTCCCTCCTCTTCTAAGCAGGACAAGTGATTCGCCActtgattatcacttccttttctatcaatgatttcaaggtcaaactcttgaagcagaagaacccatctcatcaacctagtcTCGAGTCCTTTTTGGTCATCAAATAACGGAGTGccgcgtgatcggtgtgcacaatcactttggcacccatgagATATGGCCTGGACTTTTCCATGGTGAAGACAATGTCTAATAACTCTTTCTCGATCaccgtataattgacttgggcgtcATTCATCATTTTGCTTTCATAATAGACCgaatgaaatatcttgttgaccctttgccccaaaaccgctcctactgcaacgtcactagcatcgcacatgagctcaaatggtaaactccaattgggtgcggtaatgatgggagtggttttcaatttatacttgagaagctcaaaatctttcatgcaatcttcattgaacacaaactttgcatccttttctagcagcttgcacaaggggttcaccacttttgagaaatccttgatgaactttcggtagaaccccgcgtgcccAAGAAAACTCCTAACTCCCTTGATGGAAGTCAgaggagggagttttgaaataacttcaatcttcTCTTTGTCCAAttcaataccgttctttgagatcttatggccgaggacaatgccctcctcgaccataaagtggcatttttcccaattaagcactaggttggtctcttcacatcgggccaacactttgtcaagattatccaagcattattcaaatgagtcccccacaacactaaaatcatccatgaacacttcgaggaagtcctccaccatatccataaatattgccatcatacaccgctgaaaggtagccggtgcattacacaaaccaaacgacatccgcgagaatgcaaatgtgccatacggacatatgaaggtggttttctcttggtcttccggtgcaatgagaatctggttgtaccttgagtacccatccaaaaagcaatagtaGGCACGTCCGGGAAGTCTGTCCAACATTTGACCAAGAAAGGGCAATGGAAAgtggtctttgcgggtcactttgttcagctttctgtagtccatacataccctccatccggtgacagtacgagtggggatcaactcatttttctcatttgtgaccaCAATCATACCCCCTTCTTCGACACACATTGTACcggtgaagtccatgaactatctgaaatagggtacacaacccctgcatcaagccacttgataatttccttcttgacgacctcttgcatagcctcgttcagcctcctttgatgttccacggagggtttggcatcatcctctagtataattttgtgcatgaaaaaggcggggcttataccccgaatgtcagccaaagtccatccaattgcctttttccttctttgaagcaccgcaagggtggagtCTACTTGCACGTTTGTTATGCAagcagaaagaataacaggtaatgtggaagaagggcctaagaattcatacctgaggtgtgaaggccaaggcttcaactccaatgttggtggctcctcgattgagggctttgttggtggagtcttccagTTTTCCAAGTCCAAAGAAAGTTTATGGGGCCCATATGAGTAGGATCacattccttgcaatgcatttgcacattcaaccaagccatccttttcatcatcctcatggtttaacaacacagcttccaaagggtcttccacattgatcatggcactcgtgtcatcaactatCACTTCCGTCACAAGATCTAcaaaagagcaaacttcattgctatttggttgcctcattgataTGCAGACGTGGAAtacaactttttcatcgcccactcgaaaggtgagctcccctgcttctacatcaaccaatgccttccctATTGCTAGaaaaggtctccccaatattataggcacctcatagtcgacttcgcagtcgagaatcacaaaatcagcaagcaaaataaacttgtcgacccgaactagaacatcatcaataataccaagtGGCCTTTTCCTTGTCCGATccaccatttgtaatctcatggaagtagctcttggtggcccaatacctagtgtcttgaacacggaatatggcatcaaattaatactttctCCCAGATCACACAAGGCTTTTGCAAAATTGGTGCTACCAATgatgcatggaattgtaaaggcaccgggatcttcaagctttggagccatcgagtgcacaatagcactcacttgatgaatcattttgatggtctcacaattcatagatctcttcttagttaccaagtccttcatgaacttggcatatcccggcatttgatcgagagcttccaccaagggcacATTGATTGACAAACTTTTTATCATCTCAATAAACGTCTTGAATtggtttttattatttttctttgaaagcctttgaggatacggtggaggaggccttggcaaaggggcCTTGGCTTAGGCACTACCATTTCCGGTATGTCTATCATGTGTTCCCTAGGTgggttcacatcattttgagtctcctctatgttgtcatcaatatcgatcctcacttcattattcacattctcatcattggcttgaatctcatcatcttcttgcaacaaaacatcatcactcacaatcttctttggattagaggtacttgcatctccacctctaccgcttcttgtggtcaccgccatagcatggcctgattgttcccacccttcgggtttactaccgtatcacttggtagtgcccccttagggagagtattcaatgcttgagaaatttgaaccatttgtacttccaagttgcgaatagaggtagtatgggaggctatttgggcatcggagtcagcattcctttccatcatttgtttgaatataTTCTAtccgccccatctcattgtttgaggAACTTTTCCCTTGAGACAAATATGGAGGTGGATTATTGgtttgttgatacatcgggggcctttgaaagcccggcCCCCatttgccttgattattattattccaacccccttggtttccattaCTGCCCCAATtattattgttgttcccccaattttgattgttgttcccccaattgttcgaGTTGTTGCTATtgccattgttccaattcccttggccttggttgctGCAATTTTGATTATTCCCTTGCGGTCTCCATttttgatttggagcattgctccgttgaccttggtaGTTATTGGCATACAACACTTtctcactttgatcatcatacgaatcgtcttgattgtaaccactaccactttgctcatattgatcttgaCTGTTTTGCACATGTTGGCCATGCTGTCTCCTCTTGTTGACCATGACATTTACCCCTTCCATGGAATTTACTTGCTTTGTCCCTTGAACTTGCTGAAGTTAGGCCTTTGCTAActgattcatagtagttgtcaactcggctatggcttgtccgtgatcataAAGTTCCTTGTGAAGATGAATGACATTAGGGTCACCTTGAGGAATATTTTCCCGACTTTGCCAAGCTGAGGTTGTGTCATCCATCTCATCAAGTATTTCACAAGCATCGGCATAAGGcattttcataaaatttcccCCAGCTAGTTGATTTATCACACACTGGTTGGTCATGTTGATACCCTTATAGAATGTCTGCtgaatcattgcttcagtcatattaTTGTTTGGGAATTCATTGAGCATTGTCCGGTATCGATCCCACATTTCATATAGGGGTtcatttgtaatttgaaaattgtCCGGCCGAATTCGGGGCGGGACAATTGCATTTGTGTAACCTTCATTGGGTAGCACCCGGTGTGCTGCCCGTGGAAAAGctgggggagggtttggaatgttgtcattagcctagcggcctcttctttggacttgaggttctagattaaccTCATCCTCACCATTGTCATGTACCTCCTCCCTCGGAAGAACATGTCCGAGGGCATCATTATGAGAcatttggtacctaaagcgaTTGATACACAAACGTTAGAAaaacagaaggaaagaaaaacaagacacacaattagttagatagatagccaacaccgtctaactccccggcaacggcaccaaaaagTGATGGAGTCCAAACCTAtaccactatagagtagcgaggatggtcgatgcagttttacctaacgaggtcgggatcgatttccacagggagttaatttggatTGGAGTTgtgtatctaactaatctagatgtgtatgttgttcctaattgcactttcaAACATTGCTGCAATTGAttatattctaattttatactatagtatgctgagtgtaagctaagtacaatatttttggtgaaagttttcaagtgttaaaaggcactagggaagtgacttccgcctaggtgagtatttaatgggtatcaagaatctaggacaagtttgttatgattggggtcgtgatataaccatcacacataagtccTCACTCTATACccctcggtagtttgagtgactttgcccgatttggctttctcaagcccaaatgggtgttcatacaataaaagtgaaattggctcaagtcgggtattactatctctaggtttaaccctttaattggggctatcaatctcttgagttcaccccaattccttgttaacctaattttcctagacttagtccctctttctcaagaagagccagcctaagtcataaaggcatgcatcagtgtttgcaaccactaattcaataattttagcataaattaggctaaatatcactaacccataaacaattaagccctaaaattcaagacctattaaatacccatactagggttgggttaaAACCCTAGCTATGTGATCTAGatactcataataatagcagaaatcaaacataaagatgaaatataagccataatattaaagtataagatgaaaatctaaagtttaaaGGTAAATCTACTGTAAAATTtcccaaaaaaagaaaaaccagCTTTTCACGTGCTCTGCTGAACAAAATTAACCTAAAATAGATAAAAGGATCTAGTTATACTAGGCTAAAATTTCTGgataaaaatgcccctgcggaggattcgcggacgcgtaattctgaccgcgtccgcGTCCGCGCTCGAGCTTTTGCGGCCGCGTAATAATGAGCGCGGTCCGCATTTCTTTAATACTGAGTTTGGATTGGGCTTAGTTTTGCTGACCAAGTAATTTCAACCGCGTCCGTGTGTGCTTCcatcgcggccgcgtaatttggACGCGGACCGCGTTCTTCAGTAAAGCCCGACTTGCAGGGTCTCTGAACATCAAGATGTGCTCTCAGCGGGATTCCCTTCGCGGTCGCGCCAAAGATTTCGTGGCTACGCCTTTCCGACATGGTCAGCggtgattttagtactcaaagtagcttctctgaatctactttcgcggaccgcgtaataGTGGCCGCCTCAGCGGTAGTCCTTACGCGGCCGCGCTTTTCTGCCGCTCTCAGCACTCTagtctcagccttggattcgtgcaggtttgactccttcatgagttgattatggcttctttgccttattttgaccaaaccctgcaagcaagcacattaagttaattttcgggaatacctttacgcatttttgacccaaaagctaagcaaaagagagcaaataatagactaaaacccctagttatcaAGCTTCAGTtccatataccaacatgtatgaCGTTGCCCCAGTGGATGTCCTCATGGTGATTCGATTACCCAGTAAGGCAAAGgataacttctcgtgccattgcttaTGATTGTCTACTATCTTCCGTAGTAtgattttgatgattttgttggGTGCTTCCActactccattcatttgtggtctgTAGGCTGTAGAGTTGCGGTggaaaattctaaacttctcgcAAATTTCCCTCATGATATCACTATTGAGATtagctgcattgtcagtgatgactgactcgggtatcccaaatcggcagACGATGTTGCTATGGACGAAATCTTCCACTACCTTCTTTGCTATGGCCTTGTAGGTAGatgcttcgacccatttggtgaagtagtcAATGGATACCAAGATGAAACGGTGAACATTTGATGCAACAggctctataggtccaatcacgTCCGTTCCCCAAGCGGCAAACGGCCAAGGCGAACCCATTACATTTAACTCATTAGGAAGAACCCGGATGAAATCCCCGTAGATCTGGCACTGGTCATCCTTCTGCACATAACGGATACTATCACTTTTCgtggtcatccaaaagtatccggaTCTTAAGATTTTCTTGGCTAAGGTGAAGTTGTTCATGTGGGGTCTACATGTTCCTG is a window from the Nicotiana tomentosiformis chromosome 10, ASM39032v3, whole genome shotgun sequence genome containing:
- the LOC138899789 gene encoding uncharacterized protein; amino-acid sequence: MAPKLEDPGAFTIPCIIGSTNFAKALCDLGESINLMPYSVFKTLGIGPPRATSMRLQMVDRTRKRPLGIIDDVLVRVDKFILLADFVILDCEVDYEVPIILGRPFLAIGKALVDVEAGELTFRVGDEKVVFHVCISMRQPNSNEVCSFVDLVTEVIVDDTSAMINVEDPLEAVLLNHEDDEKDGLVECANALQGM
- the LOC138899790 gene encoding uncharacterized protein is translated as MEGVNVMVNKRRQHGQHVQNSQDQYEQSGSGYNQDDSYDDQSEKVLYANNYQGQRSNAPNQKWRPQGNNQNCSNQGQGNWNNGNSNNSNNWGNNNQNWGNNNNNWGSNGNQGGWNNNNQGKWGPGFQRPPMYQQTNNPPPYLSQGKSSSNNEMGRIEYIQTNDGKEC